In a single window of the Biomphalaria glabrata chromosome 5, xgBioGlab47.1, whole genome shotgun sequence genome:
- the LOC106063878 gene encoding uncharacterized protein LOC106063878, translating to MQQEKSQRESVTTICPANWFGSRCQYKCHCRGNNCTSEGLCPLGCHEEWFGPECQYINVADGISEADDQGCNRVETIHSKLEVPFRLQTNFTWMRLRFKENIKTVNFKLLTTNDIWTPCSSSDILQIDDVTLDIFCQDTTNRSISKSVFIEVTAAVTLCSIYVSGGRNVALKASTEQSLIFSNETYDESFARSENSVDGNTSLEFKDKSCSRTKESKRARYEITFEELHTIHAYRLYASFCKFLTA from the exons ATGCAACAAGAGAAGTCTCAGAgag AGAGTGTTACAACAATATGCCCAGCGAATTGGTTTGGATCGAGATGCCAGTACAAATGCCACTGCAGGGGAAATAATTGTACTAGTGAAGGATTATGTCCCTTGGGATGTCACGAGGAATGGTTCGGTCCCGAGTGCCAGTATA TCAATGTGGCCGATGGGATATCTGAAGCAGATGATCAAGGCTGTAACAGAGTTGAAACAATCCACTCAAAACTGGAAGTACCTTTCCGTTTACAAACAAATTTCACCTGGATGAGGCTTCGATTCAAAG AGAATATAAAGACAGTCAACTTCAAGCTGTTAACAACGAATGATATTTGGACACCTTGTAGCAGTTCTGACATCCTCCAAATAGATGACGTAACTTTGGACATTTTCTGTCAGGACACaactaatagatctatttcCAAAAGTGTTTTTATCGAAGTCACCGCGGCTGTCACCTTGTGTTCAATATATGTCAGTGGAG GTCGTAACGTCGCTCTGAAAGCTTCAACGGAACAATCATTGATTTTTTCCAATGAAACATACGACGAGTCTTTTGCAAGATCAGAGAACTCTGTTGACGGAAACACGTCACTGGAGTTCAAGGACAAAAGTTGTAGCCGAACCAAAGAGTCTAAACGAGCTAGATATGAAATTACGTTTGAAGAACTTCACACAATTCATGCATACAGGCTTTATGCTAGTTTCTGTAAGTTTTTAACTGCTTAA